The following proteins come from a genomic window of Nitrosopumilaceae archaeon AB1(1):
- a CDS encoding Rieske 2Fe-2S domain-containing protein — translation MAWRRIASTDDVQAGHGKEFNIDDKRIALFNQDGYYAMDGICPHQDGSIAPGELDGDVVECPLHAWHFNFKTGELQDYVKGVKLTTYKTKVENNEIYIDM, via the coding sequence ATGGCATGGAGACGAATTGCATCTACCGATGATGTTCAAGCCGGTCATGGCAAAGAATTTAACATTGATGATAAACGTATTGCGTTATTTAATCAAGATGGATATTATGCCATGGATGGGATATGTCCTCATCAAGATGGATCCATCGCTCCTGGAGAACTTGATGGAGATGTGGTAGAATGTCCTTTACATGCTTGGCATTTTAATTTTAAGACTGGAGAATTGCAAGATTATGTCAAAGGTGTCAAACTCACTACCTATAAAACAAAGGTTGAAAATAATGAAATCTACATTGATATGTGA
- a CDS encoding Lrp/AsnC ligand binding domain-containing protein — protein MNEAYVLLNVDYKSQKAIISELEKISCAKSVKTIYGIYDLLAILQSENMQELKTAIDGDIHNIKGINNMTSLITIE, from the coding sequence ATGAATGAGGCATACGTGTTACTAAACGTAGATTACAAGAGTCAAAAGGCAATAATTAGTGAATTGGAAAAAATATCATGTGCAAAGAGCGTAAAGACGATATATGGCATATATGATTTATTGGCAATTTTGCAATCAGAGAATATGCAAGAATTAAAGACTGCAATTGATGGCGATATACACAATATCAAAGGAATCAACAATATGACTTCACTAATCACAATAGAGTAG
- a CDS encoding NAD(P)/FAD-dependent oxidoreductase encodes MAEYEIIVIGAGPAGLSAGIFIARQKASCLLISKDLGGQMNLIPKLENYPGTIMSSGPLLAKTLESQYLTFNGELSYDTVTNIEESEKGLVVKTERGEHIAKAVVIAPGKIPNNLGVEDESKFANKGVHYCTKCDAPFYQGRVTASVGVGAYLLESAVLLSRMANKVYVIFKGGRLGGDKDLIASLEKKENVELIPSSSIISISGSGNLQQIKLEDSSGTQKELDVDGLFVEMGSKINLDFVKNLVGLNSKGEIEVTAGGKTLHPAIFAAGDATDIPYKQIVAACGDGAAAGISAFNYIERLKGRPGIRSDWKKQIGDTVFHY; translated from the coding sequence TTGGCAGAATATGAAATAATTGTGATTGGCGCAGGACCAGCAGGTTTGTCTGCAGGAATATTCATTGCCAGACAAAAGGCATCTTGTCTATTAATTTCAAAGGATCTAGGTGGTCAAATGAATCTAATTCCAAAACTTGAAAATTATCCTGGTACCATCATGTCTAGTGGTCCACTACTTGCAAAAACATTAGAAAGTCAATATCTCACATTCAATGGAGAGTTGAGTTATGATACAGTCACAAACATAGAAGAGTCAGAGAAAGGATTAGTAGTAAAAACTGAAAGAGGTGAACACATAGCAAAAGCAGTTGTAATAGCTCCGGGAAAAATTCCAAATAATTTAGGAGTAGAGGACGAAAGTAAATTTGCAAACAAAGGGGTACATTATTGTACCAAATGCGATGCACCATTTTATCAAGGTAGAGTCACAGCATCCGTAGGAGTTGGAGCATACCTGTTAGAATCAGCAGTACTGTTATCACGAATGGCAAACAAGGTATATGTAATATTCAAAGGAGGTCGGCTAGGAGGAGATAAAGATCTCATAGCATCACTGGAGAAGAAAGAAAATGTAGAATTAATTCCAAGTTCCAGCATAATATCAATATCAGGATCTGGAAATTTACAGCAGATTAAACTAGAAGATTCATCAGGTACACAGAAAGAACTTGATGTCGATGGGTTATTCGTAGAAATGGGATCAAAGATTAATCTAGATTTTGTCAAAAATCTGGTAGGGTTGAATTCAAAGGGAGAAATTGAAGTAACAGCAGGTGGAAAAACATTACATCCAGCAATATTTGCAGCCGGCGATGCCACAGATATTCCATATAAACAGATTGTCGCTGCGTGTGGAGACGGAGCCGCCGCTGGAATATCCGCATTCAACTATATAGAAAGATTAAAGGGCAGACCAGGCATACGCTCAGATTGGAAGAAACAGATTGGGGATACCGTATTCCACTATTAA
- the msrA gene encoding peptide-methionine (S)-S-oxide reductase MsrA, producing MKVVFGAGCFWHVEDLFSKIPGVTDTMVGYLGGTLDNPSYEDVCRNNTGHAEVVQVDYDQSKVTFQELLDVFWNNHDPTTLNRQGPDVGNQYKSAIFYHDEEQRTLAEKSKNQMNDSKKFTNQIVTEITKATQFYPAEDYHQKYFKKCGINR from the coding sequence ATGAAAGTAGTATTTGGAGCAGGGTGTTTTTGGCACGTAGAAGATCTATTTAGCAAAATACCAGGAGTGACCGATACCATGGTAGGATACCTTGGTGGCACATTAGATAACCCCAGTTATGAAGATGTATGTAGAAATAATACAGGTCATGCAGAGGTAGTTCAAGTTGATTATGATCAAAGCAAGGTAACATTTCAAGAATTATTGGATGTGTTTTGGAATAATCATGATCCCACCACACTAAATAGACAAGGTCCGGATGTGGGCAATCAATATAAATCCGCGATATTTTACCATGATGAAGAACAAAGGACGTTAGCAGAAAAATCAAAGAATCAGATGAATGATTCTAAAAAATTTACAAATCAAATAGTCACAGAAATTACCAAAGCTACACAGTTTTATCCTGCAGAAGATTATCATCAAAAATATTTTAAAAAATGTGGGATTAATCGTTAA
- a CDS encoding Lrp/AsnC ligand binding domain-containing protein: MASAYVLINCELGSEELVIAQLKKLDTVKEVHGTFGAYDILVKVESKEVSLLREAITWQIRKIDKIRSTLTLMGIEGQG; this comes from the coding sequence ATGGCGTCTGCATATGTATTGATAAATTGTGAGCTGGGCTCTGAGGAACTTGTAATTGCTCAACTAAAAAAGCTGGATACCGTTAAAGAAGTTCATGGCACATTTGGTGCATATGATATACTTGTAAAAGTTGAATCTAAAGAGGTCAGTCTATTGCGTGAAGCAATTACATGGCAGATTCGTAAAATTGACAAAATACGTTCAACACTTACCCTTATGGGCATTGAAGGTCAAGGTTAA
- a CDS encoding GNAT family N-acetyltransferase — MHEFIIRKLNEDDLSKGFFDTLQSLSDVKNMNIKIAKKIFKKINIDENYHVFVAVNNDQIVGTLTLLIEQKLTNNCGKSSHIEDVSVHKSFQNKGVATELCKRAIEYSKKMKCFQTVLDCADEVIPLYQKNNFKIHGSAIRYNHL, encoded by the coding sequence ATGCATGAATTTATAATACGTAAATTAAATGAAGATGATTTATCAAAAGGATTTTTTGATACCTTGCAATCATTATCAGATGTAAAAAATATGAATATAAAAATTGCAAAAAAAATATTTAAAAAAATAAACATTGATGAAAATTATCATGTATTTGTAGCAGTGAATAATGATCAAATAGTTGGCACATTAACATTATTAATCGAACAAAAATTAACTAATAATTGTGGTAAATCAAGTCACATAGAAGATGTATCAGTACATAAATCATTTCAGAACAAAGGAGTTGCCACAGAATTATGTAAAAGGGCAATAGAGTATTCAAAAAAAATGAAATGTTTTCAAACTGTATTAGATTGTGCAGATGAGGTAATTCCCCTATATCAAAAAAATAATTTTAAGATACATGGAAGTGCCATCAGATATAATCATCTATGA
- a CDS encoding DUF6659 family protein, giving the protein MDESYEPKCQEILKQKKIRFAGVIDENGKILAGGFKKNIIPLEEDKKKLDSFMEFVSMVSIRKEYDHSLGPINYLAARRDKLVLVSFPFPITKVILLISAEPTVNIEEIAGVVVSTFSGYN; this is encoded by the coding sequence ATGGATGAGTCGTATGAACCCAAGTGTCAAGAAATTTTAAAACAGAAAAAGATCAGATTCGCAGGAGTAATAGATGAAAATGGAAAAATATTAGCAGGTGGATTTAAAAAAAATATAATTCCTCTAGAAGAGGATAAAAAGAAATTAGACTCGTTTATGGAATTCGTATCCATGGTATCAATAAGAAAAGAATATGATCATAGTTTGGGACCAATAAATTATCTAGCAGCACGAAGAGACAAGTTGGTACTAGTTAGTTTTCCATTTCCAATAACAAAGGTTATTTTACTAATATCTGCAGAACCTACAGTGAATATTGAGGAAATAGCAGGTGTGGTAGTATCTACATTTAGTGGTTACAATTAA
- a CDS encoding redoxin domain-containing protein: MKSEIRTAVIMGIVIVGVIAALGVSFSYLDQNTQPQYQNSNTTTLQGTTTDLSNVVALIDKSRYKQAPDLVGIAGYINTSPEELAAAIEGKVVLYDIWTYSCINCIRTLPFITAWDEKYVDDGLLIIGIHSPEFEFEKDLSNVQTAVDKHSINYPVILDNDKEIWEAFENRYWPRKYLADHEGYIRYDHIGEGSYDETELEIQKLLKERSESLGVKFVSADTTVDVTEFTHSFQRVTPELYFGYGFTRGNFGNENGFLPGQDVVYVLPKDDKYYKNKFYIQGTWNNMHDSMRLVSDSGYVVLPFVAKEVNIVAANNANLEISLDGEIISAERAGKHVDSDGIVRVSDSDLYNLVSTDDTESHLLVIKVDTPDFEIFTFTFG, encoded by the coding sequence TTGAAATCTGAAATTCGTACTGCTGTTATAATGGGAATTGTTATAGTAGGCGTTATAGCTGCACTTGGTGTATCTTTTTCCTACTTGGACCAAAATACTCAACCTCAATATCAAAATTCAAACACTACTACATTACAGGGTACGACTACAGACTTGTCTAACGTTGTGGCGTTAATTGATAAATCTAGGTACAAACAGGCACCTGATTTAGTTGGCATTGCAGGCTATATCAATACCTCTCCTGAAGAACTAGCCGCTGCCATTGAGGGCAAGGTGGTGTTGTATGATATTTGGACATACAGCTGTATCAATTGTATACGTACACTACCATTCATCACTGCATGGGATGAAAAATATGTAGATGATGGATTGTTAATAATTGGTATACACAGTCCAGAATTTGAATTTGAAAAAGATCTATCTAATGTTCAAACTGCAGTTGATAAACACTCTATAAATTATCCTGTAATATTAGATAATGACAAGGAAATTTGGGAAGCGTTTGAAAATAGATATTGGCCACGCAAGTATCTTGCAGATCATGAAGGATACATCAGATACGATCATATTGGTGAAGGCTCTTATGATGAAACTGAACTTGAAATTCAAAAATTATTAAAAGAGCGCTCAGAATCTCTGGGTGTTAAATTTGTGTCTGCAGATACTACTGTTGATGTTACAGAATTTACCCATTCTTTTCAAAGAGTAACTCCAGAGCTATATTTTGGATATGGCTTTACTCGTGGTAATTTTGGAAATGAAAATGGATTTTTGCCTGGACAAGATGTAGTGTATGTACTACCAAAAGATGACAAGTATTATAAAAACAAGTTTTACATTCAAGGTACATGGAACAATATGCACGATTCTATGAGACTTGTATCTGATTCTGGATATGTTGTATTGCCATTCGTTGCCAAAGAAGTGAATATCGTAGCTGCAAATAACGCAAATTTGGAAATCTCACTTGACGGTGAGATCATATCTGCTGAACGTGCCGGTAAACATGTTGACTCTGATGGAATTGTTCGTGTATCTGATTCTGATTTATATAATTTAGTTAGTACTGATGATACTGAATCTCATCTGTTAGTAATCAAAGTAGATACGCCTGACTTTGAGATCTTTACATTTACCTTTGGATAA
- a CDS encoding cytochrome c biogenesis protein CcdA, which produces MAEITIVIAILAGLGSFVAPCILPMIPAFLAYISGTTVSDLTTKNGSTVMVNRSRVVLNSVFFVLGFAVVFSALGVFINSILGGAADEVLTGLNYIGGIIIIGFGVFLILANKFRSLNIEKKFLPTNSKSSYPMSFIFGLAFAAGWTPCVGPILGTILTLAATTPSLSFYLLLAYSLGLGIPFILMGIFFSRATRVIRSMTKHLKYYSFILGGFIILLGILVFTNQLAYIANFPLLNELVLLG; this is translated from the coding sequence ATGGCCGAGATAACAATTGTTATTGCAATTCTTGCTGGATTGGGATCTTTTGTTGCACCGTGTATTTTACCTATGATTCCTGCATTTCTTGCCTATATCTCAGGTACTACTGTATCAGATCTAACTACAAAGAATGGCTCAACAGTAATGGTGAATCGATCACGTGTTGTATTAAATTCGGTATTCTTTGTTTTAGGATTCGCCGTGGTTTTCTCCGCATTAGGTGTTTTTATTAATAGTATTTTAGGTGGTGCAGCAGATGAAGTATTAACAGGACTCAATTATATCGGTGGTATAATTATAATTGGCTTTGGTGTTTTTTTAATTCTTGCCAACAAATTTCGATCTTTGAATATAGAAAAAAAATTTCTCCCCACTAATTCAAAATCAAGTTATCCAATGTCATTTATATTTGGACTTGCGTTTGCTGCAGGTTGGACTCCGTGCGTAGGACCAATTTTAGGTACAATACTTACTCTTGCAGCTACGACTCCATCTCTTTCATTTTATCTTTTATTGGCATATTCCTTAGGATTGGGCATACCATTCATTTTGATGGGTATATTCTTTTCACGTGCAACACGAGTAATTCGTTCTATGACCAAACATCTCAAATATTATTCCTTTATTCTTGGAGGATTCATTATACTTTTAGGCATTCTTGTATTTACAAACCAACTTGCATATATTGCAAATTTCCCACTCTTGAATGAATTGGTGCTGTTGGGTTGA
- a CDS encoding site-specific DNA-methyltransferase, which yields MGQKRLHSKQVLHVSGQTVYFNNSESLDFIEDESVDFIMTSPPYWNLKDYGHKNQIGSSDYETYLGRLNNVWNECYRIAKPNAIFVLNVGNRRHNKQFIPIGYDIYGRMKDWKLWDSLIWYIPNALPQPRSYIERLFDNKYELLLIFTKDGGNSDYTFHKPRVENKYKHVDPRKNKMNPRGRCLGNILRIPAYRPPNVKTMNYHIASYPDELVSIMLETMTNECDVVFDPFLGSGTTLKISRAMNRKGIGVELNSDFRDTIRNKICEPFKIPDWKTLDIIHSTTMDTGNNPRRRMATSNGINS from the coding sequence TTGGGTCAAAAACGCTTACATTCTAAACAAGTTCTACATGTGAGTGGACAAACTGTTTACTTTAATAATTCTGAATCATTAGACTTCATCGAAGATGAGTCAGTAGATTTCATTATGACTAGTCCACCATATTGGAACTTGAAAGATTATGGTCATAAGAATCAAATAGGTTCAAGTGACTATGAGACATATTTGGGAAGACTAAACAATGTTTGGAATGAATGTTATCGAATTGCAAAACCAAATGCAATCTTTGTATTAAATGTTGGAAATAGGAGACATAATAAACAATTTATTCCAATCGGTTATGACATATATGGCAGAATGAAAGATTGGAAATTGTGGGATTCTTTGATTTGGTATATCCCAAATGCATTACCACAACCTAGATCTTACATAGAACGATTATTTGATAATAAGTATGAATTATTATTGATATTTACAAAAGATGGTGGGAATAGTGATTATACGTTTCATAAACCACGTGTAGAAAATAAATACAAGCATGTAGATCCTCGTAAGAACAAAATGAATCCGCGAGGTAGATGTTTAGGTAATATACTACGAATCCCTGCATATAGACCTCCTAATGTTAAAACAATGAATTATCATATTGCATCATATCCTGACGAGTTAGTATCTATAATGTTAGAAACAATGACTAATGAATGCGATGTTGTATTTGATCCTTTTTTAGGTTCAGGTACTACATTAAAAATTTCAAGAGCAATGAATAGAAAGGGAATAGGGGTTGAACTCAATTCTGATTTTAGAGATACAATACGAAATAAAATTTGCGAACCTTTTAAAATACCTGATTGGAAAACGTTGGATATAATACATTCTACAACTATGGATACTGGAAATAATCCACGAAGACGTATGGCTACATCGAATGGAATTAACTCTTAA
- a CDS encoding DDE-type integrase/transposase/recombinase — translation MTQKYLKEIIPRTCNRTWVRADEVWLKIDGQKKYLFASIDNDTRYFLAYDVADTKKQHKADDLLIRTKKAXSKSPKHFTTDGLVAYAKASKKIFGKDTQHHPHIHLKDDSNNNVMERFNGTFRDRELAFRCLKKKDTPIIGGYQVFYNYTKKHIGLGGLTPAEVSKIKVEGVNKWQTLIQNTSLYTWE, via the coding sequence ATGACTCAAAAATATCTAAAAGAAATAATCCCTAGAACCTGTAATCGCACATGGGTAAGAGCAGATGAAGTATGGCTAAAAATAGATGGTCAGAAAAAATACTTGTTTGCATCCATAGATAACGACACTCGGTATTTTCTCGCTTATGATGTAGCAGATACAAAAAAACAACACAAGGCAGACGATCTTTTGATTCGTACAAAAAAAGCAATNAGTAAATCTCCTAAACATTTTACAACTGATGGATTAGTTGCATACGCTAAAGCATCTAAAAAAATATTTGGTAAAGATACTCAACATCACCCACACATCCATCTAAAAGATGATAGTAACAATAATGTGATGGAGAGATTTAATGGTACGTTTCGTGATCGTGAGTTAGCATTTAGATGTCTTAAGAAAAAAGACACTCCAATTATTGGAGGCTATCAAGTCTTTTACAATTATACAAAAAAACACATTGGACTTGGTGGATTGACTCCAGCAGAAGTATCAAAGATCAAAGTTGAGGGTGTTAACAAATGGCAAACTTTGATACAAAACACAAGTTTGTATACTTGGGAATAG
- a CDS encoding aminotransferase class I/II-fold pyridoxal phosphate-dependent enzyme has protein sequence MVLKSRESFQDVLHDIHANGLYRFMYPARYNKQFIYIHKKKLLNLCSNDYLGIETSLKLSSNQSSSRLLSGNDSMFSKLEKRLATHKSKQSSLVFPTGYMANLGLAGSIIQHNDLVISDSLNHASIIDTCKLAGAKVSIYQHNDMNNLQTKLKSKARKFIITEGVFSMDGDMANLKQITELAQKYDAMVILDDAHGDFVMGSDGRGTSNLLGVSRKVDILTSSLSKALGSFGGYIASTNDLIDLCINKSKSFIYTSALPSIHIQDSLLRINSDRFKRLKILKKNTKYIQKGLIQCGFDLSSSTHILPIMIGDEKISMQFSKYMFDRNVFAQAVRYPTVQLNSARIRMSITARLNLKDMDKILNVVESAGKKFKLI, from the coding sequence TTGGTCTTAAAGTCTAGAGAATCATTCCAAGATGTATTGCATGATATTCATGCTAATGGTCTTTACAGATTCATGTATCCTGCACGATACAATAAACAATTTATCTATATTCATAAAAAAAAATTATTAAATTTATGTTCTAATGACTATCTTGGAATTGAAACCTCACTTAAATTATCATCGAATCAATCTAGTTCTAGATTATTATCTGGAAATGATTCTATGTTTAGTAAATTAGAAAAACGACTTGCCACTCATAAATCAAAACAGAGTTCTCTAGTATTCCCAACTGGCTATATGGCAAATTTAGGACTTGCCGGCTCTATAATACAGCACAATGATTTAGTAATTAGTGATTCATTAAATCATGCTAGTATCATTGATACGTGTAAACTAGCTGGGGCCAAAGTATCAATATATCAACATAATGACATGAATAATTTACAAACAAAACTAAAATCTAAAGCAAGAAAATTCATTATTACTGAAGGTGTATTCAGTATGGATGGTGATATGGCCAATCTTAAACAAATTACCGAACTTGCGCAAAAGTATGATGCTATGGTAATTCTAGATGACGCACATGGCGATTTTGTAATGGGAAGTGATGGACGTGGAACATCTAATTTACTTGGTGTATCTAGAAAAGTGGATATTTTAACTAGCAGTCTGAGTAAAGCACTTGGCTCATTTGGTGGATATATTGCATCAACAAATGATCTAATTGATTTGTGTATAAATAAATCAAAATCATTCATCTATACCTCTGCACTACCATCTATTCACATCCAAGACTCTTTGCTTCGAATAAATTCTGATAGATTTAAACGATTGAAAATTTTGAAAAAAAATACAAAATATATTCAAAAGGGTTTGATACAATGTGGATTTGATTTATCATCATCTACCCATATTTTGCCAATTATGATTGGAGATGAGAAAATCTCCATGCAATTTAGTAAATACATGTTTGATCGTAATGTATTTGCTCAAGCTGTACGTTATCCAACTGTACAACTAAACAGTGCTAGAATTCGTATGTCGATAACAGCACGTCTCAATCTTAAAGATATGGATAAAATTCTAAATGTTGTGGAATCGGCAGGCAAAAAATTTAAATTAATTTAA
- the bioB gene encoding biotin synthase BioB, which yields MNNSEFILSCKRQILDGDSISTSDVKKLYSLSTEHTSELAQAANEITRQFHGTLVDLEQIDNIKKNACSEDCTFCSQSAFYNTGIDSYRLPLPEEIVSRAQKAKDEGAVSYCLVAAWREPSADDFEQVCEIIQQINDLVGIKVDCSLGFLTSSQAERLVELGIHRYNHNLETCQSKFPDICTTHSYDDRLNTLRIARHAGLQLCTGGIIGMNETDAQRLELAMELGSLAPEEVTLNILVPIPGTPLEINSDLSELDIVRIFAILRFLLPTSIIKISGGRETRISNGGEHLLLSGANGIITSGYLTMGGNSSLKDKEMIEKIGLKV from the coding sequence TTGAACAATTCAGAGTTTATTCTTTCTTGCAAGAGACAAATCCTTGATGGTGATTCTATCTCTACTAGTGATGTAAAAAAACTCTATTCTCTTTCAACTGAGCATACGTCTGAATTAGCACAGGCAGCTAATGAAATCACAAGACAATTTCATGGTACATTGGTAGATTTGGAACAGATTGATAATATCAAAAAGAATGCTTGTAGTGAAGATTGTACCTTTTGCTCCCAGTCTGCATTTTATAATACTGGAATTGATTCCTATCGACTACCCCTGCCTGAAGAAATTGTGAGTCGTGCTCAAAAGGCAAAAGATGAAGGGGCCGTATCTTATTGTTTAGTTGCAGCATGGCGTGAACCATCTGCCGATGATTTTGAACAAGTTTGTGAAATCATACAACAGATTAATGATTTAGTTGGAATAAAAGTTGACTGTAGTCTGGGCTTTCTAACATCATCGCAGGCAGAACGACTTGTAGAATTGGGGATTCATCGATATAATCATAATTTGGAGACATGTCAATCAAAATTCCCTGATATCTGTACTACCCATTCGTATGATGACAGATTGAATACATTACGCATAGCACGACATGCAGGCTTACAACTATGCACAGGAGGGATAATAGGAATGAATGAGACTGACGCACAACGATTAGAGCTTGCGATGGAATTAGGATCTTTGGCACCTGAAGAGGTAACATTGAATATTCTTGTTCCAATTCCAGGTACACCATTAGAAATTAACTCTGATTTATCTGAATTGGATATAGTGAGAATATTTGCTATTCTTCGATTTTTATTGCCAACATCCATCATAAAGATATCTGGTGGACGAGAGACTCGAATCTCAAATGGTGGAGAACATCTCTTATTGAGTGGAGCTAATGGAATTATAACATCTGGGTATCTTACAATGGGTGGTAACTCTTCACTCAAAGATAAAGAGATGATTGAAAAAATTGGTCTTAAAGTCTAG
- the bioA gene encoding adenosylmethionine--8-amino-7-oxononanoate transaminase, whose translation MESKIWHPNTQMTEWNNFPQIVSAKGVYLIDSDGKKLFDAVASMWCNVWGHSKPELIQAIIQQSKNLQHAPLFNLNHKPAIQLAQNLLHHLPGMDRIFYSDNGSSGMEIAIKMAIQYWSNINEPKSQIASLENGYHGDTFGAMSVGYVPQFFSQFKRQLFSVHRLPVPNRYRTPKRYSHSDHLQYCLEKAERLFSKNDKIAALVMESGTQVAGGVVIYPKNFQHNLMKICKKYNTLLVLDEVATGLGRLGSMIQYVNQNSRPDIVTFGKMLTGGYMTRAATASSKKIYDSFSGEYAENKHLFHGHTFTGNPIATSLALANLKLYKKHKLIQKIQKTSRVFTKHIDELLKLNLVGDVRHKGMLVGIELVTNKKTKSSPVPKMSINRIIFEQGRKNGLYLRTLGNIVMLVPPLIISEAQINMLVSKTISTIKSATPLLKS comes from the coding sequence ATGGAATCGAAAATATGGCATCCCAACACTCAGATGACAGAATGGAATAATTTTCCTCAGATAGTTTCTGCTAAAGGTGTATATCTTATAGACTCTGATGGAAAAAAACTTTTTGATGCTGTAGCATCTATGTGGTGTAATGTATGGGGACACTCTAAACCTGAGTTAATTCAGGCAATTATTCAACAATCTAAAAATTTACAACACGCCCCATTGTTCAATTTAAATCATAAACCTGCTATACAATTGGCACAAAATTTACTACATCATCTACCTGGCATGGATCGTATCTTTTACTCTGATAATGGTTCTAGTGGTATGGAGATTGCCATAAAAATGGCTATACAGTATTGGAGTAATATCAATGAACCCAAATCGCAGATTGCATCACTGGAGAATGGCTACCATGGAGATACGTTTGGAGCCATGTCAGTTGGGTATGTACCGCAGTTTTTTTCACAATTTAAACGTCAACTATTCTCTGTGCATAGACTACCTGTACCTAATAGGTATCGTACCCCTAAAAGATACTCGCACTCTGATCATCTGCAATACTGTCTTGAAAAAGCTGAACGTTTATTTTCAAAAAATGACAAAATTGCAGCTCTGGTAATGGAGAGTGGCACACAAGTTGCAGGTGGCGTTGTTATTTACCCAAAAAATTTTCAGCATAATCTGATGAAAATATGTAAAAAGTATAATACGCTACTAGTTCTTGACGAGGTTGCCACTGGTCTTGGCCGTCTTGGTTCTATGATACAATACGTGAATCAAAATAGTAGACCTGACATTGTAACTTTTGGTAAAATGCTCACAGGTGGCTATATGACACGAGCTGCGACGGCATCTAGTAAAAAAATCTATGATTCTTTTTCTGGAGAATATGCAGAAAATAAGCATTTGTTTCACGGACACACATTTACAGGAAATCCGATTGCGACATCATTGGCACTTGCAAATCTCAAATTATATAAAAAACACAAATTAATTCAAAAAATACAAAAAACATCCAGAGTATTTACAAAACACATTGATGAATTATTAAAGCTAAATCTGGTGGGTGATGTAAGACACAAGGGTATGTTGGTTGGCATTGAGTTGGTAACAAATAAAAAAACAAAGTCTTCCCCTGTACCTAAAATGTCAATAAATAGAATCATCTTTGAGCAAGGTAGAAAAAATGGATTATATCTACGAACACTTGGAAATATTGTGATGCTCGTGCCCCCTCTGATTATAAGCGAGGCACAAATCAACATGCTGGTTTCTAAAACCATATCTACAATTAAATCTGCAACACCACTACTCAAATCCTAA